In Pseudoliparis swirei isolate HS2019 ecotype Mariana Trench chromosome 9, NWPU_hadal_v1, whole genome shotgun sequence, a genomic segment contains:
- the kctd6b gene encoding BTB/POZ domain-containing protein KCTD6 isoform X1 translates to MTKMSAPVTLNVGGRLYTTSLSTLQRYSDSMLGAMFRGDFPTTRDSQGNYFIDRDGTLFRYILNFLRTSELTLPLDFAETDLLRKEADFYQIEPLIQCLNDPKPLYPPDIFEQIVELSSTRKLSKYSNPVAVIITQLTITTKVHGLLEGVCNNFTKWNKHMMDTRDCQVSFTFGPCDYHQEVSLRVQLMDYIMKQGFTIRNTRVHHMSERANENTVEHHWTFCRPAHKVED, encoded by the exons ATGACGAAG ATGAGCGCTCCCGTCACCTTGAACGTGGGCGGCCGCCTGTACACCACCAGTCTGTCCACGCTGCAGCGCTACTCGGACTCCATGCTGGGCGCCATGTTCCGGGGGGATTTCCCCACGACGCGCGACTCCCAGGGGAACTACTTCATCGACCGCGACGGGACGCTCTTCAGGTACATCCTGAACTTCCTGCGCACGTCCGAGCTCACGCTCCCGCTGGACTTCGCGGAGACGGACCTCCTGAGGAAAGAGGCGGACTTCTACCAGATCGAACCTTTGATCCAGTGCCTCAACGACCCCAAGCCTCTGTACCCGCCCGACATATTCGAGCAGATCGTGGAGCTCTCCAGCACCCGCAAACTGTCTAAATATTCCAACCCGGTGGCCGTCATCATCACGCAGCTCACCATCACCACGAAGGTCCACGGCCTGCTGGAGGGCGTCTGCAACAACTTCACCAAGTGGAACAAACACATGATGGACACCAGGGACTGCCAGGTGTCGTTCACCTTCGGACCGTGCGACTACCACCAGGAGGTGTCCCTCAGGGTTCAGCTCATGGACTACATCATGAAACAGGGCTTCACCATCCGCAACACGCGCGTGCATCACATGAGCGAGCGCGCCAACGAGAACACGGTGGAGCACCACTGGACTTTCTGCAGACCGGCGCACAAAGTCGAGGACTGA
- the LOC130199519 gene encoding 14-3-3 protein beta/alpha-1-like, which translates to MDKNDLVQKAKLAEQAERYDDMAAAMKSVTEQGSELSNEERNLLSVAYKNVVGARRSSWRVISSIEQKTEGNDKKQQMAREYREKIEAELQEICHNVLGLLDNFLISNATVAESKVFYLKMKGDYYRYLSEVASGDTKKDTVDNSQQAYQQAFDISKGEMQPTHPIRLGLALNFSVFFYEILNNPDQACALAKGAFDDAIAELDTLNEDSYKDSTLIMQLLRDNLTLWTSENQADEAETGDGEN; encoded by the exons ATGGATAAGAACGACCTGGTACAGAAGGCCAAGCTCGCCGAGCAGGCCGAGCGCTACGACGACATGGCGGCGGCCATGAAGTCGGTGACGGAGCAGGGCTCGGAGCTGTCGAACGAGGAGCGCAACCTTCTCTCGGTGGCCTACAAGAACGTGGTGGGAGCGCGGCGCTCATCCTGGAGAGTCATCTCCAGCATCGAGCAGAAGACCGAGGGCAACGACAAGAAGCAGCAGATGGCGCGCGAATACCGGGAGAAGATCGAAGCCGAGCTGCAGGAGATCTGCCACAACGTGCTC ggGCTACTGGACAACTTCCTCATTAGCAATGCGACTGTGGCTGAGAGCAAGGTGTTCTACCTGAAAATGAAAGGCGACTATTATAGATACCTGTCCGAGGTTGCATCTGGGGACACCAAGAAGG ATACAGTGGATAATTCCCAGCAGGCGTACCAGCAAGCCTTCGACATCAGCAAGGGGGAGATGCAGCCGACGCACCCGATCCGGCTCGGCCTGGCCCTCAACTTCTCAGTCTTCTTCTATGAAATCCTCAATAACCCGGACCAGGCTTGCGCTCTGGCTAAAGGG GCATTTGATGACGCCATCGCTGAACTTGACACTTTGAACGAGGACTCCTACAAAGACAGCACCCTGATCATGCAACTACTAAGGGACAACCTGACT CTGTGGACATCAGAAAACCAGGCAGATGAGGCAGAGACCGGAGACGGGGAAAACTAA
- the LOC130199534 gene encoding small integral membrane protein 4: MFKRSRNVQYLLSLVPGKQRLGPYRFLPLFFCMGGAMEWIMINVRIGRETFYDVYRRKQSERGYQQKLDDGSVDLIEPAAK; encoded by the exons ATGTTTAAGAGGAGCAGGAACGTGCAGTACCTCCTGAGTCTGGTCCCGGGCAAGCAGCGCCTCGGGCCGTACCGGTTCCTCCCGCTCTTCTTCTGCATGGGGGGCGCGATGGAGTGGATCATGATCAACGTGAGGATCGGAAGGGAGACTTTCT ATGACGTCTACCGAAGAAAACAATCGGAGCGAGGTTACCAGCAGAAGTTAGACGACGGTTCGGTGGATCTTATTGAGCCTGCAGCCAAGTGA
- the kctd6b gene encoding BTB/POZ domain-containing protein KCTD6 isoform X2, translating into MSAPVTLNVGGRLYTTSLSTLQRYSDSMLGAMFRGDFPTTRDSQGNYFIDRDGTLFRYILNFLRTSELTLPLDFAETDLLRKEADFYQIEPLIQCLNDPKPLYPPDIFEQIVELSSTRKLSKYSNPVAVIITQLTITTKVHGLLEGVCNNFTKWNKHMMDTRDCQVSFTFGPCDYHQEVSLRVQLMDYIMKQGFTIRNTRVHHMSERANENTVEHHWTFCRPAHKVED; encoded by the coding sequence ATGAGCGCTCCCGTCACCTTGAACGTGGGCGGCCGCCTGTACACCACCAGTCTGTCCACGCTGCAGCGCTACTCGGACTCCATGCTGGGCGCCATGTTCCGGGGGGATTTCCCCACGACGCGCGACTCCCAGGGGAACTACTTCATCGACCGCGACGGGACGCTCTTCAGGTACATCCTGAACTTCCTGCGCACGTCCGAGCTCACGCTCCCGCTGGACTTCGCGGAGACGGACCTCCTGAGGAAAGAGGCGGACTTCTACCAGATCGAACCTTTGATCCAGTGCCTCAACGACCCCAAGCCTCTGTACCCGCCCGACATATTCGAGCAGATCGTGGAGCTCTCCAGCACCCGCAAACTGTCTAAATATTCCAACCCGGTGGCCGTCATCATCACGCAGCTCACCATCACCACGAAGGTCCACGGCCTGCTGGAGGGCGTCTGCAACAACTTCACCAAGTGGAACAAACACATGATGGACACCAGGGACTGCCAGGTGTCGTTCACCTTCGGACCGTGCGACTACCACCAGGAGGTGTCCCTCAGGGTTCAGCTCATGGACTACATCATGAAACAGGGCTTCACCATCCGCAACACGCGCGTGCATCACATGAGCGAGCGCGCCAACGAGAACACGGTGGAGCACCACTGGACTTTCTGCAGACCGGCGCACAAAGTCGAGGACTGA
- the LOC130198909 gene encoding LOW QUALITY PROTEIN: monoacylglycerol lipase ABHD6-like (The sequence of the model RefSeq protein was modified relative to this genomic sequence to represent the inferred CDS: inserted 1 base in 1 codon) codes for MTSDLDLVNLFLIAGATLAVPIVAFVASFLLWSSSLIREYYWYWRRTLGLQVRYAXYRFCFACRGKPGARPSVLMLHGFSAHKDTWLTVVKVSGVKRKVLRNAVSSMETCVFS; via the exons atgacctctgacctggacCTGGTGAATCTCTTCCTCATCGCCGGGGCAACGCTGGCTGTTCCCATCGTGGCCTTCGtggcttccttcctcctctggtCTTCATCCCTCATCAGAGAGTACTACTG GTACTGGAGGAGGACCCTGGGCCTGCAGGTGCGCTACG GCTACCGCTTCTGCTTCGCCTGCCGAGGGAAGCCGGGCGCCAGGCCCTCGGTCCTGATGCTGCACGGCTTCTCCGCCCACAAGGACACCTGGCTCACGGTCGTCAAGGTCAGCGGGGTCAAACGGAAGGTGTTGCGCAACGCAGTTTCATCGATGGAGACGTGTGTTTTCTCTTAA